The following proteins are co-located in the Canis lupus dingo isolate Sandy chromosome 31, ASM325472v2, whole genome shotgun sequence genome:
- the LOC112661818 gene encoding keratin-associated protein 13-1-like, producing the protein MSYSCCSGNFSSRSFGGYLRYPSSSCGSSHPSNLVYRTDVCSPSTCQVGSSLHSGCQETCCEPTSCQTSCVVSRPCQTSCYRPRTSTLCSPCQTTCSESLGLGSSSCRSLSYGSRSCYSGCGSQGLRPMSYRVCGFPSLGNGSRFCPSTYLASRSCQPSCYRPTCGSGFF; encoded by the coding sequence ATGTCCTACAGCTGCTGCTCTGGAAACTTCTCCTCCCGCTCCTTTGGGGGATACTTGCGTTATCCCAGCTCCTCCTGTGGCTCATCCCACCCCAGCAACCTGGTCTACCGCACTGATGTCTGCTCTCCCAGCACCTGCCAGGTGGGCTCCTCCCTCCACAGTGGCTGTCAGGAGACCTGCTGTGAACCTACCAGCTGCCAGACATCCTGTGTGGTGTCCAGACCTTGCCAGACGTCCTGCTACCGCCCGAGGACCTCCACGCTCTGCAGTCCCTGCCAGACGACTTGCTCTGAATCTCTGGGTTTGGGGTCCAGCAGCTGCCGTTCCCTGAGCTATGGATCCAGAAGCTGCTACTCAGGCTGTGGATCCCAGGGTTTAAGACCCATGAGTTACAGAGTCTGTGGCTTCCCTTCTCTGGGCAATGGATCCAGATTCTGCCCCTCAACCTACTTGGCTTCTAGGAGCTGTCAGCCTTCTTGTTATAGACCAACATGTGGATCTGGCTTCTTCTGA
- the LOC112661763 gene encoding keratin-associated protein 13-1-like isoform X2 encodes MSYSCCSGNFSSRSFGGYLRYPSSSCGSSHPSNLVYCTDVCSPSTCQVGSSLHSGCQETCCEPTSCQTSCVVSRPCPTSCYRPRTSTLCSPCQTTCSGSLGFGTSSCHSLGYGSRSCYSVGCGSKGFRSLGSGVCGFPSLSYGSRFCRPTFFTSRSCQSSCYRPTCGSGFYRSTC; translated from the coding sequence ATGTCCTACAGCTGCTGCTCTGGAAACTTCTCCTCCCGCTCCTTTGGGGGATACCTGCGCTACCCCAGCTCCTCCTGTGGCTCATCCCACCCCAGCAACCTGGTCTACTGCACTGATGTCTGCTCTCCCAGCACCTGCCAGGTGGGCTCCTCCCTCCACAGTGGCTGTCAGGAGACCTGCTGTGAACCTACCAGCTGCCAGACATCCTGTGTGGTGTCCAGACCTTGCCCGACGTCCTGCTACCGCCCGAGGACCTCCACGCTCTGCAGTCCCTGCCAGACGACTTGCTCTGGGTCTCTGGGTTTTGGGACCAGCAGCTGCCATTCCCTGGGCTATGGATCCAGAAGCTGCTACTCAGTGGGCTGTGGATCCAAGGGTTTCAGATCCCTGGGTTCTGGAGTCTGTGGCTTCCCTTCCCTGAGCTATGGATCCAGATTCTGCCGCCCAACCTTCTTCACCTCCAGGAGCTGTCAGTCATCCTGTTACAGACCAACATGTGGATCTGGCTTCTATAGATCCACTTGTTGA